The following proteins come from a genomic window of Rhodoligotrophos sp. CJ14:
- a CDS encoding AtpZ/AtpI family protein, translated as MVDDEPRDQTSGRSNDFTERLERARASIQAREQEPSRRRSSYDFGIRVATEMAVAVAVGFGFGWYLDKWLGTRPWMLLLFLPLGAAAGIMNVMRAARVEAARQQAELARNQSDETNRGDRNQSGP; from the coding sequence GTGGTGGACGATGAACCAAGGGATCAAACGTCCGGTCGGTCCAACGACTTCACGGAACGTCTCGAACGCGCGCGAGCATCCATTCAGGCTCGGGAACAGGAGCCAAGCCGCCGGAGGAGTTCCTATGACTTCGGCATTCGTGTGGCCACCGAAATGGCGGTGGCTGTCGCGGTAGGCTTTGGTTTCGGTTGGTACCTGGATAAATGGCTTGGAACCAGGCCGTGGATGCTTTTGCTGTTTCTGCCGCTGGGCGCTGCGGCCGGCATCATGAACGTGATGCGGGCGGCCCGTGTCGAAGCGGCCCGGCAGCAGGCAGAGCTTGCGCGCAACCAAAGTGACGAAACGAATCGGGGCGACAGAAATCAGTCTGGGCCCTGA
- a CDS encoding F0F1 ATP synthase subunit A, producing the protein MHQFEISPLAKISLGHLNADFTNSSLWMVIAVIVASLIMLAPAARLVPGRLQSVAEIAYEFVANMMRSTVGEGGRPFFPFIFTLFIFILTTNMLGMVPYSFTVTSHLSVTFALALTVFIVATLVGFAKHGAGYLKLFVPSGVPAVLLPLLVVIEVISYFTRPISLSVRLFANMLAGHTMLKVFGAFVVGMGVLAGWLPLLVMVGITGLEFLVAFLQAYVFAVLTCIYLNDAINMHH; encoded by the coding sequence ATGCATCAGTTCGAGATCTCGCCGCTGGCCAAGATCTCGCTCGGTCATCTGAATGCGGATTTCACCAATTCAAGCCTGTGGATGGTGATCGCCGTCATCGTGGCGAGCCTCATCATGCTCGCGCCGGCCGCAAGGCTCGTGCCGGGGCGGCTGCAGTCGGTCGCCGAGATCGCCTATGAGTTCGTCGCCAACATGATGCGCAGCACCGTGGGCGAAGGCGGGCGGCCGTTCTTCCCGTTCATCTTTACGCTCTTCATCTTCATCCTGACCACCAACATGCTCGGGATGGTCCCCTATTCCTTCACCGTGACCAGCCATCTGAGCGTGACCTTCGCTCTGGCGCTCACGGTGTTCATCGTGGCGACGCTCGTGGGCTTCGCCAAGCATGGCGCCGGCTATCTCAAGCTGTTCGTTCCCTCCGGCGTGCCAGCAGTATTGCTGCCGCTGCTGGTGGTGATCGAAGTGATCTCCTACTTCACGCGCCCGATCAGCCTCTCGGTTCGTCTTTTCGCCAACATGCTCGCCGGCCACACCATGCTCAAGGTATTTGGCGCGTTCGTGGTGGGAATGGGCGTGCTTGCGGGCTGGCTGCCGCTGCTTGTCATGGTCGGTATCACCGGGCTCGAGTTCCTGGTGGCCTTCCTGCAAGCCTATGTGTTCGCGGTGCTGACCTGCATCTACCTGAACGACGCCATCAACATGCATCACTAA
- the gcvPB gene encoding aminomethyl-transferring glycine dehydrogenase subunit GcvPB, producing MMNREGRPTTPAADAAAIGDQIETFTGNRGLEIEEPLLFEIGGREKSGVDIDLPEKPENRLGKMARGGEIGLAGLSEPEAMRHYVRLSRRNYAIDLGVYPLGSCTMKHNPRLNERMARLPGFADIHPLQPESTVQGALELIDTLAHWLKTLTGMPAVAMSPKAGAHGELCGMMAIRAALEARGDKRSIVLVPESAHGTNPATATYLGYTVQPIPARADGTVDPEEVKRHLTPEVAAIMLTNPNTCGLFERDVIAIADAVHAAGAFFYCDGANFNAIVGKARPGDLGVDAMHINLHKTFSTPHGGGGPGAGPVVLSEALAPFAPLPFIVHGKDGFRLVETEQDPDAGQAFGRMTAFHGQMGMYVRALSYMLSHGSDGLRQASEDAVLNANYVRAGLEDLMSLPFGKRPSMHEVLFDDSFLKGTGVTTLDFAKAMIDEGFHPMTVYFPLVVHGAMLIEPTESESRASLDQFVSALRNLVEAAKSGDKSRFTGAPYLTPVGRLDETRAARQPVLRWREPRLHRDAAE from the coding sequence ATGATGAACCGAGAGGGTCGCCCCACCACGCCGGCAGCCGATGCCGCTGCCATTGGCGATCAGATTGAGACCTTCACCGGCAATCGCGGCCTCGAGATCGAGGAGCCGCTGCTGTTCGAGATTGGCGGTCGCGAGAAGAGCGGCGTTGATATCGATCTGCCGGAAAAACCGGAGAACCGGCTCGGCAAAATGGCCCGCGGTGGTGAGATCGGCCTTGCCGGCCTCTCCGAACCCGAGGCCATGCGCCATTACGTTCGCCTCTCGCGGCGCAACTACGCGATCGACCTCGGTGTCTATCCGCTTGGCTCGTGCACCATGAAGCACAACCCGCGCCTCAATGAGCGCATGGCGCGCCTGCCGGGCTTTGCCGACATTCACCCCCTGCAGCCTGAGAGTACCGTCCAGGGGGCGCTGGAGCTGATCGATACCCTGGCCCATTGGTTGAAGACGCTCACCGGCATGCCTGCCGTGGCTATGAGCCCCAAGGCCGGTGCCCATGGCGAGCTCTGTGGCATGATGGCGATCCGCGCAGCCCTGGAAGCACGTGGCGACAAGCGCTCCATCGTGCTCGTGCCGGAATCTGCTCATGGCACCAACCCGGCAACCGCGACCTATCTCGGCTATACCGTTCAGCCGATCCCGGCGCGCGCTGACGGCACGGTCGATCCGGAAGAGGTCAAGCGCCATCTCACCCCGGAAGTTGCCGCGATCATGCTCACCAATCCCAATACGTGCGGATTGTTTGAGCGCGATGTGATCGCGATCGCCGACGCGGTACACGCCGCCGGCGCCTTCTTCTACTGCGACGGGGCCAATTTCAACGCGATCGTCGGCAAGGCTCGGCCCGGCGATCTCGGTGTTGATGCCATGCACATCAACCTGCACAAGACCTTCTCGACCCCCCATGGCGGCGGCGGACCCGGTGCCGGCCCTGTCGTGCTGTCCGAGGCCTTGGCGCCCTTTGCCCCCTTGCCCTTCATCGTTCACGGCAAGGACGGGTTCCGGCTTGTCGAGACCGAGCAGGACCCGGACGCAGGCCAGGCCTTCGGCCGCATGACAGCCTTCCATGGTCAGATGGGCATGTACGTCCGCGCTCTGAGCTACATGCTGAGCCATGGCAGCGATGGTCTGAGGCAGGCCTCCGAGGACGCTGTTCTCAATGCGAATTACGTCCGCGCAGGCCTCGAGGATCTGATGAGCTTGCCTTTCGGCAAGCGGCCTTCGATGCATGAGGTTCTGTTCGATGACAGCTTCCTCAAAGGCACTGGCGTGACCACCCTCGACTTCGCCAAAGCGATGATCGACGAAGGCTTCCATCCCATGACGGTCTATTTCCCGCTCGTGGTGCATGGGGCGATGCTGATCGAGCCGACAGAATCGGAATCGCGCGCAAGCCTTGACCAGTTCGTATCGGCCCTGCGTAACCTCGTTGAGGCGGCAAAGTCGGGCGACAAGAGCCGATTTACCGGCGCGCCCTACCTCACTCCGGTCGGACGGCTCGACGAGACCCGTGCGGCCCGCCAGCCGGTGCTGCGCTGGCGCGAGCCGCGGCTGCATCGCGACGCGGCCGAATAA
- a CDS encoding site-specific DNA-methyltransferase, which produces MGTTAAIRSRSAVNQVLVGDCLEQLAKLPAKSVDAVFADPPYNLQLRGELLRPDNSRVNGVDADWDRFTGFEQYDQFTRAWLSECRRVMKDTATLWVIGSYHNIFRIGTALQDMGFWVLNDVVWRKTNPMPNFRGKRFTNAHETMIWAAKSADQKRYTFNYEAMKALNDDLQMRSDWLLPICNGSERLKDQNGDKLHPTQKPEALLHRVILASTNPGDTILDPFFGTGTTGVVAKRLSRNFIGIEQDQTYAKAARERIAATTPAEPEAVRVSTGRRAEPRIPFGTLVERGLIAPGTVLFDPARRHAAKVRADGTLVAKDATGSIHKIGAHVQGVEACNGWTFWHLVNGATMVPIDMMRQRLRAEMMSA; this is translated from the coding sequence ATGGGCACCACCGCCGCCATACGCAGCCGTTCCGCCGTCAATCAGGTTCTCGTCGGCGACTGCCTGGAGCAACTGGCCAAGCTGCCCGCCAAATCTGTTGATGCGGTCTTCGCAGATCCACCCTACAACCTGCAGCTCCGTGGCGAGCTTCTCCGTCCCGACAACTCACGGGTCAACGGCGTTGACGCCGACTGGGACCGCTTCACGGGCTTCGAGCAATATGATCAGTTCACCCGGGCTTGGCTCAGCGAGTGCCGCCGTGTGATGAAGGACACCGCCACCCTTTGGGTGATCGGCAGCTATCATAACATTTTCCGCATCGGCACAGCCCTGCAGGATATGGGCTTCTGGGTTCTGAACGACGTGGTCTGGCGCAAGACCAACCCGATGCCGAACTTCCGTGGCAAGCGCTTCACCAATGCGCACGAGACGATGATCTGGGCAGCGAAGAGCGCCGATCAGAAGCGCTATACGTTCAACTACGAAGCCATGAAGGCGCTGAACGACGATCTCCAGATGCGCTCTGACTGGCTCCTGCCCATTTGCAACGGCAGCGAGAGACTGAAGGATCAGAACGGCGACAAGCTGCATCCGACCCAGAAGCCGGAAGCATTGCTGCACCGGGTGATCCTCGCATCCACCAATCCCGGCGACACCATTCTCGACCCCTTCTTCGGAACCGGAACCACCGGCGTGGTGGCCAAGAGGCTCAGCCGCAACTTCATCGGCATTGAGCAAGACCAGACTTACGCGAAGGCGGCTCGTGAGCGTATCGCTGCCACGACACCGGCCGAGCCGGAAGCGGTCCGTGTCTCGACCGGCCGCCGGGCCGAACCGCGGATCCCTTTCGGCACCCTGGTCGAGCGCGGCCTCATCGCGCCGGGCACGGTGCTGTTCGACCCCGCCCGGCGCCATGCCGCCAAGGTCAGGGCCGATGGAACTTTGGTTGCAAAGGATGCGACCGGCTCGATTCACAAGATCGGCGCCCATGTGCAGGGGGTCGAAGCCTGCAATGGCTGGACCTTCTGGCACTTGGTCAACGGTGCGACAATGGTGCCCATCGATATGATGCGCCAGAGACTGCGCGCCGAAATGATGTCTGCCTGA
- the gcvT gene encoding glycine cleavage system aminomethyltransferase GcvT, whose protein sequence is MAQNEDTSPPRPTPLLALHERLGGRIVSFAGYALPVQYPTGIMAEHLWTREHAGLFDVSHMGQAELTAPFEVAEAFEQLVPGDVASLAENHIRYTQLTTAEGGIIDDLMVTRLAARDGKERLFLVVNAARKDVDFPHIAQSLAGAATLAPIADRALLALQGPTAADVLLPYVPGIETLSFMNALETQFSGHHGIEGDVIVSRSGYTGEDGFEISLAAGLAERFAESLLANPEVKPIGLGARDSLRLEAGLCLYGQDIDETTSPVEAGLTWSIGKRRRERGGFPGYERIAQELANKPSRRLVGLKLEGRAPARQGATITSADGTPIGQVTSGGFSPSLGQPIALGYVDIAHAAPDTAVSIIVRDKPLAAQVVRLPFVPHRYVRR, encoded by the coding sequence ATGGCTCAGAACGAAGACACTTCCCCTCCCCGTCCAACGCCGCTTCTCGCGCTGCATGAACGGCTCGGCGGCCGCATCGTGTCCTTCGCGGGCTACGCTCTCCCCGTCCAATATCCGACCGGCATCATGGCCGAGCATCTCTGGACCCGCGAGCATGCCGGCCTGTTCGATGTCTCGCATATGGGCCAGGCCGAACTGACGGCCCCCTTCGAGGTGGCCGAGGCCTTCGAGCAGCTCGTTCCGGGCGATGTCGCGAGCCTTGCGGAAAATCACATCCGCTACACGCAGCTCACGACGGCCGAGGGTGGAATCATTGATGACCTGATGGTCACCCGCCTGGCTGCCAGAGACGGCAAGGAGCGGCTGTTTCTCGTGGTCAATGCCGCGCGCAAGGATGTGGACTTCCCCCATATTGCCCAGAGCTTGGCTGGCGCCGCAACCTTGGCCCCGATCGCGGATCGCGCGCTGCTCGCCCTGCAGGGGCCAACGGCGGCCGACGTTCTGCTGCCCTATGTTCCCGGCATCGAAACCCTGAGCTTCATGAATGCCCTGGAGACACAATTCTCCGGCCATCACGGTATCGAAGGCGATGTGATCGTCAGCCGCTCCGGCTATACCGGCGAGGACGGCTTCGAGATCTCCCTCGCGGCAGGGCTTGCGGAGCGTTTTGCCGAGAGCCTGCTGGCTAACCCGGAGGTAAAGCCCATCGGACTCGGCGCCCGTGACAGCCTGCGCCTGGAGGCGGGCCTGTGCCTCTACGGCCAGGATATTGACGAAACCACGAGCCCGGTTGAGGCCGGCCTCACTTGGTCCATTGGCAAGCGCCGCCGCGAGCGTGGCGGCTTCCCGGGCTATGAGCGCATCGCGCAGGAGCTCGCGAACAAGCCGTCCCGGCGCCTGGTCGGCCTCAAGCTCGAGGGCCGCGCGCCGGCGCGCCAGGGTGCAACCATCACCTCCGCCGATGGCACCCCAATCGGCCAGGTTACATCCGGCGGCTTCAGCCCGAGCCTCGGCCAGCCCATTGCGCTTGGCTACGTGGATATCGCCCATGCGGCGCCCGACACCGCCGTATCAATCATTGTGCGCGACAAGCCCTTGGCCGCCCAAGTGGTCCGGTTGCCCTTTGTTCCCCATCGTTATGTCCGGCGCTGA
- a CDS encoding ribonuclease HII — protein sequence MTDWQSAIIEASKCLAPSPSLCDTCPMAGGDSIEMVISCEREREIRARGLWPVAGIDEAGRGPWAGPVVAAAVILDLENIPKGIDDSKKLTPERRAALYEEITATACWAVGIADVERIERDNLHYATLWAMREACSGLALSPAYVLVDGKFCPPLPCEAMAIVDGDALSLSIAAASIIAKVTRDRMMEELARAWPGYGFERHKGYGTPEHRAALTLLGPTPHHRRRFASVRAVLGEEPQEMLPALDLL from the coding sequence GTGACTGACTGGCAATCTGCCATCATCGAGGCCAGCAAATGCCTTGCGCCCTCCCCTTCTCTTTGCGACACCTGCCCTATGGCCGGTGGCGATTCGATCGAGATGGTGATCAGCTGCGAGCGCGAGCGCGAAATCCGTGCGCGCGGGCTCTGGCCGGTCGCGGGCATTGATGAAGCCGGCCGCGGTCCATGGGCAGGGCCGGTGGTGGCCGCCGCCGTCATTCTTGATCTCGAGAACATTCCTAAGGGCATCGACGATTCCAAGAAGCTCACGCCCGAACGTCGGGCCGCGCTCTATGAGGAAATCACCGCCACTGCCTGTTGGGCGGTCGGCATTGCCGATGTGGAGCGGATTGAGCGCGACAACCTTCACTATGCTACCCTCTGGGCCATGCGCGAGGCCTGTTCGGGGCTGGCATTGAGCCCCGCCTATGTCCTGGTCGATGGCAAGTTCTGCCCCCCGCTGCCCTGCGAGGCCATGGCGATTGTCGATGGCGATGCACTCTCATTGTCGATTGCAGCGGCATCGATCATCGCCAAGGTGACCCGCGATCGCATGATGGAAGAGCTCGCAAGGGCCTGGCCCGGATATGGCTTCGAGCGCCATAAGGGCTATGGCACTCCGGAGCATCGCGCCGCGCTCACCCTCCTGGGCCCGACGCCGCATCATCGGCGCCGCTTCGCTTCGGTGCGCGCGGTTCTGGGGGAAGAACCCCAAGAAATGTTGCCGGCCCTGGACCTCCTCTAG
- a CDS encoding ATP F0F1 synthase subunit B (Produces ATP from ADP in the presence of a proton gradient across the membrane. Subunit B is part of the membrane proton channel.) has product MLTTPEFWVLVSFVVFVALLGYLGVHRKVTDTLDKRAANIRDELTQAQRLREEAQAMLAEAQRKQREAEKEAADIVALAREDAKVLAEETRKKLDELLERRRTLAEMKIKQAEDQAVKDVRAAAADLAVTAAGHVLASAVKGPQSAKLVDESIQALPAKLH; this is encoded by the coding sequence ATGCTCACGACACCGGAATTCTGGGTCCTCGTCTCCTTCGTGGTGTTCGTCGCGCTGCTTGGCTATCTCGGCGTGCACCGGAAAGTGACCGATACCCTGGACAAGCGCGCCGCGAATATTCGAGATGAGCTGACGCAGGCGCAGCGGTTGCGGGAAGAAGCGCAGGCGATGCTGGCGGAAGCTCAGCGCAAGCAGCGCGAGGCGGAGAAAGAGGCCGCCGATATCGTGGCGCTGGCCCGCGAGGATGCCAAGGTTCTCGCCGAGGAGACGCGTAAGAAGCTCGATGAGCTCCTGGAGCGTCGGCGCACCCTGGCGGAGATGAAGATCAAGCAGGCTGAAGATCAGGCCGTCAAGGACGTCCGGGCGGCGGCTGCCGATCTTGCCGTGACCGCCGCGGGCCATGTTCTCGCCAGTGCGGTCAAAGGACCGCAATCGGCGAAGCTGGTGGACGAGAGCATTCAGGCGCTGCCGGCGAAGCTGCACTAA
- a CDS encoding F0F1 ATP synthase subunit C, translated as MDAEAAKFIGAGLASIALVGAGLGIGMIFGNYLQGALRNPAAAPGQFANLLLGFALAEATGLFGLVVALIILFVF; from the coding sequence ATGGACGCGGAAGCAGCAAAGTTTATCGGCGCGGGCCTTGCCTCGATCGCTCTGGTGGGTGCTGGTCTCGGCATCGGCATGATCTTCGGCAACTACCTCCAGGGTGCGTTGCGCAACCCGGCCGCTGCCCCCGGTCAGTTCGCCAACCTGCTCTTGGGCTTCGCCCTGGCGGAAGCGACCGGTCTGTTCGGCCTGGTGGTGGCGCTGATCATCCTGTTCGTGTTCTAA
- the gcvH gene encoding glycine cleavage system protein GcvH, translating into MSTVKFTQEHEWVRVDGDVATVGITQYAQEQLGDVVFVELPPVGKSLKQSGEAAVVESVKAASDVYAPLTGEVVEVNSALESEPALINQDPEGKGWFFKIRLTVAAELDGLMDADAYKAFVEEQH; encoded by the coding sequence ATGAGCACTGTAAAGTTTACCCAAGAGCATGAATGGGTCCGCGTCGACGGCGATGTCGCGACCGTTGGCATCACCCAATATGCTCAGGAGCAGCTGGGCGATGTCGTATTTGTCGAACTGCCCCCGGTTGGAAAATCCCTCAAGCAGAGCGGCGAGGCTGCAGTGGTCGAATCGGTGAAGGCGGCGAGCGATGTCTATGCGCCGCTTACCGGCGAGGTGGTTGAAGTGAATTCGGCGCTCGAATCGGAACCCGCCCTCATCAACCAGGATCCCGAGGGTAAGGGCTGGTTCTTCAAGATCCGGCTGACTGTGGCTGCCGAGCTCGACGGCCTGATGGATGCCGACGCCTATAAGGCCTTTGTTGAGGAGCAGCACTGA
- a CDS encoding ATP F0F1 synthase subunit B (Produces ATP from ADP in the presence of a proton gradient across the membrane. Subunit B' is part of the membrane proton channel.) has protein sequence MPQFEFATVPSQIIWLAITFVALYFIMSWFALPKVGGVIEQRTNRIAGDLDEADRLRRDAERSTEVYQTSLAEARAKAHTIHQEKRDATTAELETIRKAVEAELEEKLSAAETRISEMRNKALAEIKDVAVDTAGDIIERLSGITVDRPVVAAAVESAGRAGKA, from the coding sequence ATGCCACAGTTTGAATTCGCGACGGTACCCTCCCAGATCATCTGGCTGGCGATTACCTTCGTCGCGCTCTACTTCATCATGTCTTGGTTTGCGCTTCCGAAGGTCGGGGGCGTCATCGAGCAGCGTACCAACCGGATTGCCGGCGATCTCGACGAGGCAGACCGGTTGCGCCGGGACGCGGAGCGCAGCACGGAGGTCTATCAGACCTCGTTGGCGGAGGCGCGGGCCAAGGCCCATACCATCCACCAGGAAAAGCGCGATGCGACCACTGCGGAATTGGAGACAATCCGCAAGGCGGTCGAGGCGGAACTCGAAGAGAAGCTGTCGGCTGCCGAGACGCGGATCTCCGAGATGCGCAACAAGGCGCTGGCGGAGATCAAGGACGTGGCCGTCGATACCGCGGGCGACATCATCGAGCGCCTCAGCGGGATCACCGTTGATCGTCCGGTCGTGGCGGCTGCGGTTGAGAGCGCCGGACGCGCAGGAAAGGCCTGA
- a CDS encoding PA0069 family radical SAM protein, with protein sequence MATVINHKHRAAQLSSSEGLVGTALPGQERGRGARSNESGRFERLSRLFADDGWQAFEDLPKLRTSVISEKPKTIITRNDSPDISFDQSINPYQGCEHGCAYCYARPSHAYWGLSPGLDFETKLFAKTNAAELLRRELSDPRYVPKMIALGANTDPYQPVERQYRITRQILEVLAEFNHPVGIVTKSALVLRDLDILQPMAERNLVRVAISVTSLDAKLSRSMEPRASTPQKRLQALEMLSAAGVSTTVMLAPLVPSVNDHEIEAILGAAAAAGVTHAGYVLLRLPREVTLIFQEWLETEMPDRARRVMSLIRSMRGGKDYESTWGLRQKGSGPYAWTIGRRFELACGKLGLNRERQRMDLSQFSRPARPGDQLALF encoded by the coding sequence ATGGCGACGGTCATCAACCATAAGCATCGCGCAGCACAGCTCTCCTCGTCAGAAGGGCTGGTCGGAACGGCGCTTCCGGGACAGGAGCGGGGCCGCGGCGCGCGCTCGAACGAGTCGGGTCGCTTCGAGCGCCTTTCCCGACTTTTTGCCGATGATGGTTGGCAGGCTTTCGAGGATCTGCCGAAGCTTCGCACCTCGGTTATCTCGGAGAAGCCGAAGACGATCATCACACGCAACGACAGTCCGGACATTTCCTTTGATCAGTCGATCAATCCTTATCAGGGCTGTGAGCATGGCTGCGCCTACTGCTACGCGCGCCCGAGCCATGCCTATTGGGGATTGTCACCCGGCCTCGACTTCGAAACCAAGCTCTTTGCCAAGACCAATGCCGCGGAGCTCCTTCGCCGGGAACTCTCGGACCCCCGCTACGTGCCGAAGATGATTGCGCTCGGGGCGAACACGGACCCATATCAGCCGGTGGAGCGGCAATATCGGATCACTCGGCAAATTCTCGAGGTGCTTGCCGAGTTCAACCATCCCGTAGGCATCGTCACCAAATCCGCCTTGGTTCTGCGGGATCTGGACATTCTGCAGCCCATGGCCGAGCGCAATCTGGTGCGGGTGGCGATTTCAGTGACCAGTCTCGATGCGAAACTGTCACGCAGCATGGAGCCGCGGGCATCGACACCGCAGAAGCGGCTGCAGGCGCTCGAGATGCTGAGCGCCGCCGGGGTTTCGACGACAGTGATGCTCGCGCCCCTCGTCCCTTCGGTGAACGATCATGAGATTGAGGCCATTCTCGGCGCCGCAGCCGCGGCCGGCGTGACACACGCGGGTTACGTGCTGCTCCGGCTACCCCGCGAGGTAACCCTGATTTTCCAGGAATGGCTAGAGACCGAAATGCCTGATCGGGCCAGGCGCGTAATGTCACTGATACGCTCCATGCGGGGTGGCAAGGACTATGAATCAACATGGGGGCTGCGGCAGAAGGGATCCGGCCCCTATGCCTGGACCATCGGCCGCAGGTTCGAGCTTGCCTGTGGAAAACTCGGCCTCAACCGGGAGAGGCAGCGAATGGATCTCAGTCAGTTTTCAAGGCCCGCTCGCCCCGGAGACCAGCTCGCCTTGTTTTGA
- the gcvPA gene encoding aminomethyl-transferring glycine dehydrogenase subunit GcvPA: MRYLPLNSDDRKAMLKTIGVSSVDELYADVPARARIEGLVDLPRRASEMEVERTLGRMAAKNMAAGQVPFFVGAGAYKHHVPATVDHLIQRSEFLTSYTPYQPEISQGTLQYLFEFQTQVALLTGMEVANASMYDGSTGCGEAVLMAERVTRRSKAILSGGLHPQYRAVVDNLSRFGGSGVIALPSAITDREDIAAHIDDETACVVVQTPNVFGEVIDLAPIAEAAHAKGALLIAVVTEVVSLGALKSPGEMGADIVVAEGQSLGVGLNFGGPYVGLFATREKFLRQMPGRLCGETVDAHGRRGFVLTLSTREQHIRREKATSNICTNSGLCCLAFTIHLSLLGEEGFRRLAALNHHNACLLADALGGVRGVEVLNRSFFNEFTIRTPRPGAEVIAALADRGILGGVPVSRLRPSEKAMHDQIIVAATEVNTDADRAAYKAALSEVLA; the protein is encoded by the coding sequence ATGCGGTATTTGCCGCTCAACAGCGATGATCGCAAGGCAATGCTCAAGACCATCGGGGTTTCCTCGGTGGACGAGCTTTATGCCGACGTGCCCGCCCGTGCCCGGATCGAAGGCCTGGTCGATCTTCCTCGGCGCGCTAGCGAAATGGAGGTGGAGCGCACGCTGGGGCGAATGGCGGCGAAGAACATGGCTGCAGGTCAGGTGCCCTTTTTCGTCGGCGCCGGCGCCTACAAGCACCACGTGCCCGCGACCGTCGACCATCTGATCCAGCGGTCGGAATTCCTCACCTCCTACACGCCCTATCAGCCCGAGATATCGCAAGGTACCCTGCAATATCTCTTCGAATTCCAGACGCAGGTGGCTCTGCTCACCGGCATGGAAGTGGCCAATGCCTCCATGTATGACGGCTCGACCGGCTGCGGTGAGGCGGTCCTCATGGCCGAGCGGGTGACCCGGCGCAGCAAGGCCATTCTCTCCGGCGGGCTTCATCCGCAATATCGGGCAGTCGTTGACAATCTCAGCCGCTTCGGCGGCTCCGGCGTCATCGCCCTGCCGAGCGCCATCACCGATCGCGAGGACATTGCCGCCCATATCGACGACGAGACGGCTTGCGTTGTCGTGCAAACCCCCAATGTCTTTGGTGAGGTCATCGATCTCGCACCGATTGCCGAGGCAGCCCATGCCAAGGGCGCGCTGCTGATTGCGGTAGTGACCGAAGTGGTCTCGCTCGGCGCGCTGAAATCCCCCGGGGAGATGGGTGCCGATATCGTGGTTGCCGAGGGCCAGTCCTTGGGCGTCGGGCTCAACTTCGGTGGTCCCTATGTCGGGCTGTTCGCCACCCGCGAGAAATTCCTGCGCCAGATGCCGGGGCGCCTCTGCGGCGAGACGGTGGATGCCCACGGCCGGCGCGGCTTCGTGCTCACCCTGTCCACCCGCGAGCAGCATATCCGCCGCGAAAAGGCAACCAGCAATATCTGCACCAATTCCGGCCTGTGCTGCCTGGCTTTCACCATCCATCTCTCCCTCCTGGGCGAGGAAGGCTTCCGCCGGCTGGCCGCGCTAAACCACCACAATGCCTGCCTCCTGGCAGATGCCTTGGGCGGCGTGAGAGGCGTTGAAGTCCTCAACCGCAGCTTCTTCAACGAATTCACCATCCGCACCCCGCGCCCTGGCGCCGAGGTCATCGCAGCCCTTGCCGATCGCGGCATTCTGGGTGGTGTTCCCGTCTCCAGGCTGCGTCCATCCGAGAAGGCCATGCACGACCAGATCATCGTGGCGGCAACCGAGGTGAACACGGATGCGGATCGCGCCGCCTACAAGGCCGCGCTGAGTGAGGTATTGGCATGA